AAGTCAGCCCAGGAAATTAGGCAACTTCTGCAACTGGGGACAGCTCGGCAACTTTGCAATTTCAGCTTTGCTGTAAAAGTCTATAGCCGTGCACTCCTCGGAAGGCTTGAAATCAAGTGAGTCAAAGTGGATTTTGAAGAACACCATGAGTCGGGCCCGGCCTTCCTGATCGATAGCCGAGTACACAATGGACGGCTGCGTTT
The sequence above is a segment of the Patescibacteria group bacterium genome. Coding sequences within it:
- a CDS encoding NUDIX hydrolase — encoded protein: MENQADMQFQISVKGLFANAEGKLLMMQEDNGRWDFPGGRIQKGEDLIDCLKRECLEETGLQCKVVETQPSIVYSAIDQEGRARLMVFFKIHFDSLDFKPSEECTAIDFYSKAEIAKLPSCPQLQKLPNFLG